The following are encoded together in the bacterium genome:
- a CDS encoding class I SAM-dependent methyltransferase, translating into WDALQGIERLRTRVLDISTQDASDLGTFDFIYSNGVLEHVRDPRALLLAAVKLLRPGGAMHLNMGFHRSAIGSHLYREVFFPWPHLLFTADTFEEYFASQGQERRRPAWVNGWTPEQYLSLFDEVGLAVTSRRRLTRPIDEPFLRRFEDELGIYPSADLETDMLYVDLEKPAHGRPELQFEFFNAMSARHAWQHGRHLFIAPNPECRGPVIARSAVPVRAIDTLSFTVRNEHPAAPPIEAVVRVAEADAGRETVVFRRMVAPTERLAYSCRLRSSAPQFLEFRAALQEDRSDYAWLHFEDVEVTAEAEPEPTTPAALE; encoded by the coding sequence TGGGACGCGCTGCAAGGCATAGAGAGGCTGCGGACGCGCGTGCTCGACATCTCGACGCAGGACGCGTCCGACCTCGGCACGTTCGACTTCATCTACAGCAACGGCGTGTTGGAGCACGTCCGGGATCCGCGCGCGCTGCTCCTCGCCGCGGTGAAGCTGCTCCGTCCCGGCGGCGCGATGCACCTCAACATGGGGTTCCATCGAAGCGCCATCGGGTCCCATCTCTACCGCGAAGTCTTCTTCCCGTGGCCCCATCTTCTCTTCACGGCCGATACGTTCGAAGAGTACTTCGCGTCGCAGGGGCAGGAACGTCGCCGTCCGGCGTGGGTCAATGGGTGGACCCCCGAACAGTACCTGAGTTTGTTCGACGAGGTGGGTTTGGCGGTCACGAGCCGGCGCCGACTGACGAGGCCGATCGACGAGCCGTTCCTGCGTCGGTTCGAGGACGAACTCGGGATCTACCCGTCGGCGGATCTGGAGACCGACATGTTGTACGTCGATCTGGAGAAGCCGGCCCACGGGCGTCCGGAGCTGCAGTTCGAGTTCTTCAACGCGATGTCCGCCCGCCACGCGTGGCAGCACGGGCGGCATCTCTTCATCGCCCCCAACCCGGAGTGCCGGGGACCCGTGATCGCGCGCAGCGCCGTGCCGGTCCGCGCGATCGACACTTTGTCCTTCACGGTCCGCAACGAGCATCCCGCCGCGCCGCCGATCGAGGCGGTCGTCCGCGTCGCCGAGGCGGACGCCGGCCGGGAGACCGTCGTGTTTCGCCGCATGGTGGCGCCGACGGAACGCTTGGCCTACAGCTGCCGTCTTCGTTCTTCGGCGCCGCAGTTCCTCGAGTTTCGCGCCGCGTTGCAGGAGGACCGGAGCGACTACGCGTGGCTGCACTTCGAAGACGTCGAGGTGACGGCCGAAGCGGAACCCGAGCCGACGACGCCGGCGGCCCTCGAGTAG